The genomic interval CGGATAGTCGGCAAGCCCGCGCTCCTGCGCGCGCTTGATCTCAGTGTCCCAATAGGCGCCCTTCACCAGTCGCAGCATCATGCGGCGGTCGAGCGCGTTCGCCAGCTCGGCGACATGGTCGATCACCGCGGCGGCGCGCTTCTGATAAGCTTGCACGGCGAGGCCGTAGCCGTCCCAGCCTTTGAGCGAGGCATCGGCGAAGCAGGCGGCGAATACCTCCAGCGACAATTCAAGCCGGTCGGCTTCTTCGGCATCGACCGTGAAGGCGAGGTCGTGGCTCTTGGCCAGCCGCGCCAGCTCGAGCAGCCGCGGCGTCAGTTCCCGCATCACGTGGTCGCGGCTGATCGCCTCGAACCGCGGATGCAGCGCCGAGAGCTTCACCGAGATCCCCGGCCGTGCCGGCAGCGCAGCGTTGCCGGCACTGCGGCCGATTGCGGTGATCGCATCCGCGTAAGACTGATAATAGCGTTCGGCATCCTCGGCGGTGCGGGCACCTTCGCCGAGCATGTCGTAAGAATAGCGAGAGCCCTCGCGCGCCTGGGCGCGTGCGAGCGCGGCTTCGATGGTTTCGCCGAGGACGAAGTGATTGCCGATCAGCCGCATCGCCTGGCGCGTCGCGGCGCGCACAGCAGGCGCGCCGATCCGCCTCGTCAGGGCCGCCAGCGTGCCTTGCGGCGTCTCGCCTGCGTGGACGAGACGGGCCGATAGTCCGAGGGCCCAGGCCGAGGCGTTCACCAAAACGGCATCGGACTTGATGCGGTGATGCGCGAAGTCGCCCTGGCCGAGCTTGTCCTCGATGAAGGCGTCTGCAGTCGCGGCATCCGGAACCCGCAACAGCGCCTCGGCCAGCACCATCAAGGCCAGGCCTTCTTTGGTCGACAGCGCGAACTCGCGCAGCATCGCCTCGACGCCGCCCAGGCCATGTTCGGAACCGCGGATCGCGGTGATCAGTTCGGTGGCGAGAGGGTCGATCCGAGCTTCACGAGCGAGCGGCAGCGCGGCGGTCGCCAGCAGCTCAGCGGCCAGCGCAGCATCATCCGGTGCGTAAGCCGCGGTGAATTCGGCGAGCGGCGGGTTGGACGGCATGGCGGTCGGCTCCCGAAGCCGGAGATAGCTGTGGACGGCGTGCATCAGTGCAGCCAGCAAATGCAGTGCCATCCAGACTGCCATATTGGCACGGTCGGGGCCGGACGCTAGCTTCGCCTCCACCACAGGGAGGCTGGGAGCGGGGATGAGGGTGACGCGCGGCAAGTCCAACGCACGACATTTCGGTGCGCTCGCGGCCGTAGCGCTGGTCGCCGCCTGGTTCGGTGCGCCGGCAAAGGCGGCCGAACTCAGCTCGCAGGTCTCGTATCTGTATAGTTCGGTGTCGATCTTCCCGCCGAGCGCCAAGGGCATGACGGTGTGCTACGGCTTCGTCTGCCGCCGCCGCTACGAACTGGCGTTTTCGGCCGGCGATCGCGCCGCGCTGTCGCGGATCATGGCGTCCGGCAAGGCCTCGGCCGCGGCGGAACGCGCGGCGGTGCAGAAGGCGGTGGTGTGGCTCGACCGTCGTCTCGGTCCGGTGCTCGGCACCGACAAGCGGATCGCGCGCGCCGATTTCCGTTACTTCGACGACAAGCACAATTTCGATTGCTGGGACACCACCCGCAACACCACTAGCCTGCTGCTGGTGATGCAGGAGTGGGGCCTGTTCAAGTATCACAGCGTCGGCGATCCCAAGTATCGCGGCAATGTCCTGGTGCTGCAGACGCCGCACAACACCGCGGTGCTGACCGAGCGCGCCACCGGCGCGCAATGGGTGGTCGACATGTGGACCCGCGCCTACGCGCAGACACCGGAAGTGATGCCGGTCGATCAGTGGGTCAAGCTCGACTGAGAATGATGGTTCGGTGCGCGGGCCGTTCAGGCCAGCACCAGGTCCTCGTTCAGCACGGCGGCAAGATCGCCGGCGCGCTCGACCACGCAGACCAGCATCGGTTCGGTACGGCCTCGGATTTCCAATTCCAGCGTCGGCAGCGCCTGTTCGGACAGGCCCGCGGTGGCGCGGAGTTCGTCCGACAGCAGCGTCTCGCAGGCGAGGCTCTTGGTCAGGTCCTGCAGCCGGGATGCGACGTTGACGGAGTCGCCGAGCGCGGTGAACACCATGTGGTCGCGATAGCCGATCTCGCCGACCACCACTTCGCCGCTGTGGATGCCGATGCCGAAGCGGATCGGTTCGGGCAGATCGTGGCCGAGGAAGTTGTTGAGTTCATCGATCGCCGCGCCAATCGCCGCGGCGGCGCGAACAGCGTTGCGGCAGGCCTCGCGCGGTGTTTCGGCAAGTCCGAACAGCGCCAGCATGCCGTCGCCGACGAACTGATTGGGTTGGCCGCCGCAGGCGATCACGCTGCGCGACACCGCGCCGAGGAAGCGGTTGACGATGAACACGGTGTCGAACGGCAGCCGGCTTTCGGCGAGCTTGGTCGAGCCGCGCATATCGACGAACATGCTGACCAGATAGCGCTCCTCGCCGACCCGCGCCGCACGCGCCGCCTTCCGCGCGGCTGCGACGTTGCGCGGTGGAAACACCGGCACGAAGGCGAGGTCCTGTGTCGGCCTGAGCTGGCAGGCGAGGCGGATCGACGGATCGTCGCCGGTGCCGATCGAGGCGAGCACGAAGGCCTCACGCGGCGACGGCGGCGGCAACGCGGCGGGATCGCCCAACACGCGGATCCGGCAGGTCGAACAGCGAGCCCGGCCGCCGCAGGCGGAGGCGTGCGGGATGTTGTGGCGCTGCGTTGCCTCCAGCACGGTGAGGCCCTTCGGCACCCTGATGCTGCGCTCGCCGTCATAGGTCAGCCGGACCATGCCGCCGCGCCGTTCGATGATCGCGCGCACCGCGCGGGCGATCAGCGCCAAAGCGATCAGGGCGAGATAGAAAATCAGGAAGCCGTTGCTGATCGCTTCGAGCGTCTGCTGCTGCTCCGGCGTGCCGAGATTGGACGGTGCGAGGTTATCGGCCTGCCATTGCGGCGAGGTTGCCTCGCGCGCCACCTCGCGGCCGCCCTGGTAGAAGCCGAGCAGCGCCAGCGTCGGGACCAGCACCGCGGCGGCGAGCAGCCACGGCATCGCGCGGCGGAAGGCCGGCTTGATCCGCAGCCAGACGTAGAGCCCGATGCAGCCGTGGGTCCAGGCGATCAGCATCACCGCGACCATCAGCCAGGCCCGATACGTCGGCGAAGCCACGAAGTAATTATACAGCACCTGCGGATACAGCCGGTCCTGGTCGTACAGCACGCTGCCGAGCCGCATCACGATGACATGGCTGTAGATCATCAGCGGCACCGACAGCCCGAGTATGAGCTGCAGCGGCTCCAGCGTCTTCCAGCGAAACTGGCGGCGCTGATACAGCGCCCACAGCCCGAGCCCGGCGTGCACCGTCACTGAGCCGTAGAACAGCATCGCGACCGGCAGGAACTGCCAGATCTCCATGTGCCACATCACGCCGGCATGCAGAGCCGCCGGCGAGATGTTGCCGAGCGCATGGTTGAGGAAGTGGCTGAGCAGATAGGTGAACAGCACCAGCCCGCAGAACATCCGGACTTGCCGAAGCCCGATGCCGCCGAGCCAGCCGGCCTTCTTCCCGCGGGCAGAAGCGTTCTGCTTTTTGTTCGGCTTCGCTCGCGTCGCCATCAGTGAGTGCATACCTCGATCGCGTCATTCCGGGATGCGCTGGCCGGCAGCGCAGGGCCGGAATCCTCAATCCCGGTGTGTGGTTTTGGATTCCGGGCTCGCTCGACTTGGTTCGCGCCCCGGAATGACGATCGTTGTGTCAGCAGGCGCGGATCAGCACAAGAAACTTCGGCGTAATGTAGCTTAGCGCAGGTCTCCGCCGAACGGGGCGCTACTCGTCCTTCTCCCGCTTCTTCATCAGATCCTTGACCAGATCGCCGAGCTGCGGGCGGGGCAGGGCATCGAACGGAAGCGGGCGGGTGAGGTCGATGGCGGCGAGGCCGAGCCGTGCGGTGAGCATGCCGTTGACGACGCCTTCGCCGAGCTTGGCCGACAGCCGCGAGGCGAGGCCGTGGCCGAGTACCGATTGCATCACGCTGTCGCTGAGCGCGATGCCGCCGGTGATGGCGAGGTGCGACACCGTCTGCCGCATCAGCTTGAACATGCCGAGCGCGCCGGGGCGGCCGCCATACAGCCGCGCGAGCTGGCCGATCAGCCGGGTCGCGGCGATCGCCACGAACAGTACGTCGATCAGTGCCTTCGGGCTGATCGCGGTCACCAGCGACACCCGCTGCGCGGCCTTCGAGATCAGCACCTTCGCTTCAAGGTCGAGCGGCGTCATCAGTTCGCGCTCGGCGAGGCGGATCAGGTCGGCGCCGTCGATGATGTCGTCGATGTGCTTCTGCAGCGTGGCGCGGCCATGGGCGAGCTGCGGGTTGGGATGTTCGAACTTCAGCAGCTCGCGGATGATGGCGCGGGCTTCGGCGCTATTGTCGGTCTCCAGCACGCGCGCAGCGCGAGCGTGGAGCTGCTCGATCCGCGCCAGGCGGATCAGGCCGAAAGCCTCACGGCCGATGATGATCGCCAGCGAGCCGCCAGCCAGGATGGCCAGTACCATGCCGATCGTGCCGAGCGTCTGGCTCTGCGCGAACAGATCTTCGACCAGTTTGCTGATCCACAGCCAGAACGCCAGCGACACCAGTCCGGTCGCGGCGCTCCAGAACACGGTGCCCCAGCGGAAACCCTTCTTCGGGTTGATGACGCTCTTCGGCGCTTTCGGCGCCGAGATCGGCGGCTCGGCTTCGCGGGCGAGCTCGACCCTGGCGCGCGGCGGCGGGGGTGGCGGTGCGGCGCCGGCCGCAGACGCGGCAGGCTTGGCGTCCGCTTTCGCGGACGGCTTGGCCGTGTAGCTGCCGCCGCCGTCATCGGAATCGATCAGCACCACGCTCGGGTCGCTGAGCTTGAAGGTCGCCGGCCGGCGAGGAGGAACCCGCTCGGTCATTGCAGTCGGTCTCCGATCAGGAACTGAAGCGCCCGGTCGAGGCGGATGTGAGGCAGCGCCGGACCGTCCGGATCATGGCTGTCGAGCCGCGGTGGGCGGAAGCGCAAAAAGCGGAAGTCCGCGTCCTGGTGCGAACCGGCGGCCAGCCCGCGGAAGGTGTCCTCGCCGCGGAACAGGCCCTGCAGATTGGTCGGCAGGTCGCCCGGGAAGGTGGCGACCTCGGTTTCGCCGTCGAATACCTCGCCCTCGGCCATTTCGCCGGCGATCGGCGTGCCGACGATCGAGGGCAGCCGGTCGCGGCCGCGCTGCACCTGGGCCTCCCGGGTGGCCCGGACGGCGGCCATTGCCACCACGTCGACCTTGGCGCCGGCGAATTCGGCCCGTCGCATCGCCTGGTCGACCAGCTTGCGGAGGATCGCCTCCAACCGGTCGTGGCTGGAATGGTGCAGATGGTCGGCCTTGGTGGCCGCAAACAGGATCTTGTCGATCCGCGGCCGGAACACCGAGCTGAGCAGCGTCGAGCGGCCGACCCGGAAGCATTCGAGGATGCCGGCCAGCGCGGCTTCAAGGTCCTGCAGCGCCTCGGGCCCGGCGTTGAAGGCCGACAGCGCGTCCGCCAGCACGATCTGGCGATCGAGCCGGGCGAAGTGATCGCGGAAGAACGGCCGCACCACGGCGTCCTTATAGGCTTCGAACCGGCGGCGCATCATCGCCCACAGCGAGCCGTCCGGCGCGATGCCGCCGTCCGGCACGTCCAGCGGCGCGAAGGTCAGCGCCGGCGAACCGGCAAGATTGCCGGGCATCAGGAAGCGGCCCGGCGGCAGCAGGCTCATCGCGAACTGCTCGTCGCGGCAGGCGCGCAAGTAAGCGGTGAACAGCCGCGCCGCTTTCAGGGTTTCCTGCTCGTTCTCGCGCCCCTTGGGATCGAGGGTGGCGAGATGGGCGTGCCACTCCCGCGCCACCCGGGCTCGCGGGTCCTGGCGCGACAGCGCCAGGCTTTCGGCCGCCCAGCGCTCGTAGCTCTTGGTCAGCAGCGGCAGGTCGAGCAGCCATTCGCCCGGATAGTCGACAATGTCGAGCGTCAGCGTGGTCTCAGAGCCGTTCTTGCGCTGATAGTCGATCACCAGCCGCAGCTCGCTGATGTCGACGGTCGAGCTCGGCCATTGCCGCTGCTCGATCAGCGTGGCGAGGAAGTTCTCATAGGCGAAGCGAGGCACCGCATCGTCCGGCTGCGGCGCCAGCCGCGCGGTGGCGATCCGCCCGGTCGACATCGATTCAAAGATCGGAAACCGGCCGCCCCGGCACAACCCGTGCACGAGAGCGGTGATGAACACCGTCTTTCCCGCGCGCGACAGACCGGTGACGCCGAGCCGGATCGTGGGATTGAACAGGTTCTCGCTGTAGTCCTTGAGCGCCCGCGCCGAGAGCCACGCATCTTCGAGAAGATTGGAAAAATTGAAGGCCATGCGCCAAGGTTCAATCGTCAGAGTTGCCGGCGAAACTAGCCGGAAACCGCCGATTCGTGCGACAATCCGACCTGTACTGCCGGTCTTGGCTTTGCCGCCTTTCCGGCGGAAAATTCGTGCTCGATCGGACGGAGGCGGTGGCCGAGCGTGCCGCAGGATGTGTATCGCATCGCCGATCGGCGTCATGAATGCGCCAGATCAATTCGGATAAGGTGTTCGAGAACAGGGTGTTCGCTGCAGAATGACGATCTTCCGCCTCAAGCAAATCGTGTCGCATGCCAGGATCGACGCCAAAGGCGCGGTCCACTGGAACTACGATCGCGCCGAGCTGATCGCCGATGGCGTCGTGCATGTGCTGGGCCTCGTCGCCGGTTTGATCGCCGCGACCGCGCTGGTCACGCTGACCGGCGTGTTCGCATCCACGCCGACGATCGTCTCGGTATCGGTGTATGTTGCAGGGCTGCTGGCGATGCTCGGCCTGTCGGCCGCGTACAATCTCTGGCCGGTATCGCCGCGCAAATGGCTGCTGCGGCGGTTCGACCATTCGGCGATCTACATTCTGATCGCCGCAACGTACACACCGATCATCAGCCAGATCAAGGATCAGATGTTCGGCCTGGCACTGCTCGCCGGCGTCTGGGGCGTGGCGGTGGTCGGCATCCTGCTGAAGCTGTTCAAGCCGGGTAAGTTCGACAAGCTGTCGGTTGGGCTTTACCTCGCGCTCGGCTGGAGCGGCATCATCGCCTACGATCAGGTGGTGGAGACGCTGCCGACCACGGCGATGTGGTTCCTGGCAATCGGTGGCCTGTTGTACACGCTCGGCGTGATCTTCCACGCTTGGCGGCGGCTACGGTTCCAGAACGCGATCTGGCACGCCTTCGTGCTGGTCGCCGCCGGCTGCCACTACGTTGCGGTGATGGACCTGGTGCTGGCGTAGCCGACGCCGGATCTTTCCGATATGAACGCCCCCGCCAACAACAAGCGGGGGAAACAACCATGCAGATCGCGGGCAAAGTCGTCGTCGTCACCGGCGGCGGCAATGGAATCGGGCAGGCGCTGTGCGAAGCCTTTCACAAGGCCGGCGCCGCCAAGGTCGTTGTCGCCGACCTCGATCAGGCCCGCGCCGAAGCGGTCGCCGCATCGATCGGCGGCGCGGCGTTCAAATGCGACGTGGCCAGCGAGGCCGACATCAAGCACGTGATCGAGGAGACCGAGCGCCAGTTCGGGCCGATCGATCTGTTCTGCTCCAACGCCGGGATCGGCGGCGGCTTCGATCCGATGGCCGAGAATGCCGGCGGCTCCTCCGACGAGCCGTTCATGAAGAGCTGGTTGATCCACGTGATGGCGCATGTCTATGCCGCGCGGCATCTGGTGCCGCGCTACAAGGCGCGTGGCGGCGGTTACTTCCTCAACACCATCTCGGCGGCGGGGCTGCTGTCGCAGGTCGGCAGCCCGGCCTATTCGGCCACCAAGCACGGTGCGGTCGGCTTTGCCGAAAGCCTCGCCATCGCCCACAAGGCGCACAACATCCGCGTCTCGATTCTGTGCCCGCAGGGTGTCGACACCAACATGCTGCGCTCGATCCCGAAGGGGCCGCAATCGGCCGACGGTGATCTCTCCGCCGAGCAGGTGGCGAAGGATGCGCTGCAGGGCATCGAGCAGGAAACCTTCCTGATCCTGCCGCACCCGCAAGTGATCGACTACATGCGCAAGAAGACCGAGAACTACGACCGCTGGATCGGCGGCATGGCGAAGATCCAGGCCAAGCTCCGCGAGACTTTCGGCGGCAAGGCTTAGATCGTCTCGCTTGTTCTCTCGGCGCCCTGTCGTTCGGCATCTGCTTCAGTATGTCACAGCGGCGCCGAGGAACGGATCGCCCACTCGGCGTTCCGTCTGTACAGGCGCCCACTGGGCGTCTGTTATGCGATCGCACCGTCGTCCGGCGGTGCGATTCTTATTATCGGCAGCCAACGGAGAACTTGATGTCAGATCATTCCCATCGCCGGCCAAGCTGGGTGGCGCGCAGCCTCGCGGCGATCGCCCTCACCAGCATCTATTGCTTCAGCTTCGTCGGCGCCGCGGCGGTGGTCTCAGGCGTGACCAGTACTCAAGCGCATGCCCAGCGCGGGCGTGGACGCGGCTATGGCGGCCGGGGCTATAGCGGCCGGGGCCGCGGCCGCGGTCGCGGCTGGGAACGTGGACGGGGCCGCGGCGGGTATTACGGCGGCCGCTGCGTCGTCAACGCCGCCGGCGTCCGGATCTGCCTGTAACGGTCAGGCTGACCGCACGATCTCGCGGACGTGGTCGAGCGTTTGCTCGATCATGTCTGTGCTGACGTCGAGATGCGTGCAGGCGCGGATCCGGCCTTCCATCATCGCCAGCACGACGCCGCGCCGGCGGAGCTGTGCGACCATGTCGGTGCCGGAGACGCCCGCGCCGTCCGGCTTGAAGAACACCAGATTGGTCTGCGGCGTCTGCACCGCGATGCCGTCGATCTGCGCCAGCCCTGAGGCGAGGCGACGCGCATTGGCGTGATCATCGGCGAGGCGCTCGACCTGATGATCGAGCGCGTACAGACACGCCGCGGCGATCACGCCGGACTGCCGCATCGCGCCGCCGAGCCGCTGCTTCCAACGCCACACTTCATCGATGAAGTCGCGCGGGCCTGCCAGCACCGCGCCGACCGGCGCAGCGAGTCCCTTGCTGAAATCGATCCACGCCGAATCCCAGCCCTTGGTCATCTCCTTGGCGCTGATACCTGTGGCCACCACCGCATTCATCAGCCGCGCGCCGTCGATATGCGTCCATAGCCCGTCCTCCTTGCCGGCCGCGGCGACCGCATCGAGCGTGGCCTGCGGCCAGATCGTGCCGCCGCCGATATTGGCGGTCTGCTCGGCGCTGACTAGGACTTGCGGAGGTTCGTAGCGGGTCTTCGGATGCAGCGCGGCGCGGAATGCCTCGAGTGAGAATTGGCCGTCGTCGCCGTCCAGGCCCGTGATCTGAAAGCCGCCGAGCGCGGCGTGCGCGCCGCCTTCGCGCGACAGGATGTGGGCGGTGCGATGCGCGATGATCTCGTCGCCGGGCCGGCAGGTCGCGAGCGTGGTCGTGACGTTGCACATCGTGCCCGAGGGCAGGAACACGGCGGCCTGCTTGCCGAGCAGCGCCGCGACGCGCTCCTGCAACAGGTTGGTGGTCGGATCGTCGCCGGTCTGTTCGTCGCCGACCTCGGCCCGCGCCATCGCCTCGCGCATCGCCGGCGTGGGGCGCGTCTGGGTGTCGGAGAGCAGGTTGATCCACACCGGCGGCGCGTTCGGATCGGGCTTTGATGGGATGTAGGCCATGCCCGAGGCTAACATGCCGGGCGCGAAGCGGAAGGGATCTGTCCGGACACGATCAGGTCAGCGGGATGTGATTGGTACCACCCCCAAGGCAGTCATTCCGGGGCGCGCGAAGCGCGAACCCGGAATCTCGCGGTTACCCCATGCGGCCTTCGCCACGCACCCGCTGAACTCTCATGCGCAATATCCTCGAGATTCCGGGTTCGCTCACTTCGTGAGCGCCCCGGAATGACGGTGACTTGTCATTCGCATCGCGCAAACAAAAAGGCCCCGGCGAACCGGGGCCTTGATGCATCGGACTGAGCAGCAATCAGTACGAAGAAATTAGCGCGAATAGAATTCGACGATCAGATGCGGCTCCATCTGCACCGCGAACGGCACGTCGGAGAGAGCCGGGATGCGCGCGAACTTCGCGGTCATCTTGTTGTGGTCGACTTCGATGTAGTCCGGCACGTCGCGCTCGGCGAGCTGGCTGGCTTCGAGCACGAAGGCGAGCTGCTTCGAGGCTTCCTTGACCTCGATCACGTCACCGACCCGCACCTTGTAGCTCGGGATGTTGACGCGCTTGCCGTTGACCTTGATGTGGCCGTGATTGATGAACTGGCGGGCCGCGAACATCGTCGACACGAACTTGGCGCGGTACACCACGGCGTCGAGACGGCGCTCGAGCAGGCCGATCAGGTTCTCGCCCGAGTCGCCCTTCAGCCGGGTCGCCTCGACGTAGATGGCGTGGAACTGACGCTCGGAAATGTTGGCGTAGTAGCCCTTCAGCTTCTGCTTGGCGCGCAGCTGGACGCCGAAGTCGGACAGCTTGCCCTTGCGGCGCTGGCCGTGCTGGCCGGGGCCGTATTCGCGGCGGTTGACCGGGCTCTTCGGACGGCCCCAGATGTTCTGGCCCATCCGGCGGTCGAGTTTATACTTGGCTTCAGCGCGCTTTGTCATCGCGTCCTCTAGGG from Rhodopseudomonas palustris carries:
- the rpsD gene encoding 30S ribosomal protein S4: MTKRAEAKYKLDRRMGQNIWGRPKSPVNRREYGPGQHGQRRKGKLSDFGVQLRAKQKLKGYYANISERQFHAIYVEATRLKGDSGENLIGLLERRLDAVVYRAKFVSTMFAARQFINHGHIKVNGKRVNIPSYKVRVGDVIEVKEASKQLAFVLEASQLAERDVPDYIEVDHNKMTAKFARIPALSDVPFAVQMEPHLIVEFYSR
- a CDS encoding threonine aldolase family protein, with amino-acid sequence MLASGMAYIPSKPDPNAPPVWINLLSDTQTRPTPAMREAMARAEVGDEQTGDDPTTNLLQERVAALLGKQAAVFLPSGTMCNVTTTLATCRPGDEIIAHRTAHILSREGGAHAALGGFQITGLDGDDGQFSLEAFRAALHPKTRYEPPQVLVSAEQTANIGGGTIWPQATLDAVAAAGKEDGLWTHIDGARLMNAVVATGISAKEMTKGWDSAWIDFSKGLAAPVGAVLAGPRDFIDEVWRWKQRLGGAMRQSGVIAAACLYALDHQVERLADDHANARRLASGLAQIDGIAVQTPQTNLVFFKPDGAGVSGTDMVAQLRRRGVVLAMMEGRIRACTHLDVSTDMIEQTLDHVREIVRSA
- the trhA gene encoding PAQR family membrane homeostasis protein TrhA, whose amino-acid sequence is MTIFRLKQIVSHARIDAKGAVHWNYDRAELIADGVVHVLGLVAGLIAATALVTLTGVFASTPTIVSVSVYVAGLLAMLGLSAAYNLWPVSPRKWLLRRFDHSAIYILIAATYTPIISQIKDQMFGLALLAGVWGVAVVGILLKLFKPGKFDKLSVGLYLALGWSGIIAYDQVVETLPTTAMWFLAIGGLLYTLGVIFHAWRRLRFQNAIWHAFVLVAAGCHYVAVMDLVLA
- a CDS encoding adenylate/guanylate cyclase domain-containing protein translates to MATRAKPNKKQNASARGKKAGWLGGIGLRQVRMFCGLVLFTYLLSHFLNHALGNISPAALHAGVMWHMEIWQFLPVAMLFYGSVTVHAGLGLWALYQRRQFRWKTLEPLQLILGLSVPLMIYSHVIVMRLGSVLYDQDRLYPQVLYNYFVASPTYRAWLMVAVMLIAWTHGCIGLYVWLRIKPAFRRAMPWLLAAAVLVPTLALLGFYQGGREVAREATSPQWQADNLAPSNLGTPEQQQTLEAISNGFLIFYLALIALALIARAVRAIIERRGGMVRLTYDGERSIRVPKGLTVLEATQRHNIPHASACGGRARCSTCRIRVLGDPAALPPPSPREAFVLASIGTGDDPSIRLACQLRPTQDLAFVPVFPPRNVAAARKAARAARVGEERYLVSMFVDMRGSTKLAESRLPFDTVFIVNRFLGAVSRSVIACGGQPNQFVGDGMLALFGLAETPREACRNAVRAAAAIGAAIDELNNFLGHDLPEPIRFGIGIHSGEVVVGEIGYRDHMVFTALGDSVNVASRLQDLTKSLACETLLSDELRATAGLSEQALPTLELEIRGRTEPMLVCVVERAGDLAAVLNEDLVLA
- a CDS encoding SDR family oxidoreductase; this translates as MQIAGKVVVVTGGGNGIGQALCEAFHKAGAAKVVVADLDQARAEAVAASIGGAAFKCDVASEADIKHVIEETERQFGPIDLFCSNAGIGGGFDPMAENAGGSSDEPFMKSWLIHVMAHVYAARHLVPRYKARGGGYFLNTISAAGLLSQVGSPAYSATKHGAVGFAESLAIAHKAHNIRVSILCPQGVDTNMLRSIPKGPQSADGDLSAEQVAKDALQGIEQETFLILPHPQVIDYMRKKTENYDRWIGGMAKIQAKLRETFGGKA
- a CDS encoding YcjF family protein; its protein translation is MTERVPPRRPATFKLSDPSVVLIDSDDGGGSYTAKPSAKADAKPAASAAGAAPPPPPPRARVELAREAEPPISAPKAPKSVINPKKGFRWGTVFWSAATGLVSLAFWLWISKLVEDLFAQSQTLGTIGMVLAILAGGSLAIIIGREAFGLIRLARIEQLHARAARVLETDNSAEARAIIRELLKFEHPNPQLAHGRATLQKHIDDIIDGADLIRLAERELMTPLDLEAKVLISKAAQRVSLVTAISPKALIDVLFVAIAATRLIGQLARLYGGRPGALGMFKLMRQTVSHLAITGGIALSDSVMQSVLGHGLASRLSAKLGEGVVNGMLTARLGLAAIDLTRPLPFDALPRPQLGDLVKDLMKKREKDE
- a CDS encoding YcjX family protein yields the protein MAFNFSNLLEDAWLSARALKDYSENLFNPTIRLGVTGLSRAGKTVFITALVHGLCRGGRFPIFESMSTGRIATARLAPQPDDAVPRFAYENFLATLIEQRQWPSSTVDISELRLVIDYQRKNGSETTLTLDIVDYPGEWLLDLPLLTKSYERWAAESLALSRQDPRARVAREWHAHLATLDPKGRENEQETLKAARLFTAYLRACRDEQFAMSLLPPGRFLMPGNLAGSPALTFAPLDVPDGGIAPDGSLWAMMRRRFEAYKDAVVRPFFRDHFARLDRQIVLADALSAFNAGPEALQDLEAALAGILECFRVGRSTLLSSVFRPRIDKILFAATKADHLHHSSHDRLEAILRKLVDQAMRRAEFAGAKVDVVAMAAVRATREAQVQRGRDRLPSIVGTPIAGEMAEGEVFDGETEVATFPGDLPTNLQGLFRGEDTFRGLAAGSHQDADFRFLRFRPPRLDSHDPDGPALPHIRLDRALQFLIGDRLQ